The Shewanella sp. MTB7 genome includes a window with the following:
- a CDS encoding SLBB domain-containing protein, translating into MLHKTKKILIAGFSAFVLLSTQVQAAMPSPQMIEQFKSLPASEQQRLAKQYGVDPSMLGGTTTQAPVTNPQVVVPRVTNDVVDHSVDAADELNFEQDKQKTELARFGYELFQGEPTTFAPVSDVPVPSEYLVGPGDSIKVQLFGKENKEYDLVINREGAIQFPELGPISVSGLNFSELRESLGHRIEQQMIGIESNITMGELRSIRIFIAGDAYKPGSYTVSSLSTITQALFVAGGVNEIGSLRNIQVKRNGKLVGSMDLYDLLMRGDASGDLRLRSGDVVFIPAVGGLVSITGEVRRPAIYELKNSESVTDIVAMAAGLKPGAYPKSSSIERYNSNGLRSILNVDLTAKAGKATKTQSGDFIRVKSASNQFEDAITVVGAVVRPGKYQWYQGQKISDLLPSIWGDLTISADLNYAIVVREVNRYGDIEVLQFSPSKAIGDKQLTQDLTLQARDKVILFNYSDEVQNRYELNKLVKERVQKVTALSGDTLVGNDLFNSGFVQLDKLQLTARNEIGGVITSKEAPDNKLQLIKGEVNKMLANMFDDKELIKLSGSMNRRELLYPVVAELATQGRAEEGAQVVAISGKIRHPGVYPLTRGAKINDLLSASGGLIEGAYTPRAELTSTITTDNSSSVRHTDINLGAALEGDAAANINLSSRDILTVMTTPDWQENKAVEIRGEVKFPGVYNIRRGETLEDVLNRAGGFTKYAYLPSAVFVRESVRLQEQLEIKKLADQLRRDIATRGVSKDGDVINYSDAQLMLTDLETIKAVGRLVVDLSAISVGIKQADLQLEDSDILYVPSTKQTIAVMGEVQHAATHRFKEGLTLDQYLAMSGGERERADVDRTYVIKANGSVMMPSRSIWFSSGDSLQPGDTIIVPLNTEYQNNLSLWTQVTQILANTAVTFATVANL; encoded by the coding sequence GTGTTACACAAAACCAAAAAAATACTCATAGCAGGTTTTAGTGCCTTCGTGTTGTTGAGCACCCAAGTACAAGCTGCCATGCCGTCGCCACAGATGATCGAACAATTTAAGAGCCTCCCAGCCTCTGAGCAACAAAGGCTCGCAAAGCAATATGGCGTAGACCCATCTATGCTCGGTGGAACAACGACTCAAGCGCCAGTAACGAATCCACAAGTGGTAGTGCCACGGGTAACTAACGATGTGGTTGATCATTCAGTCGATGCCGCTGACGAACTTAATTTCGAACAAGACAAGCAAAAAACTGAGTTAGCACGCTTTGGTTACGAGCTGTTTCAAGGTGAGCCGACAACGTTTGCGCCTGTGAGTGACGTGCCCGTGCCTAGTGAATACTTAGTTGGTCCTGGTGACAGCATCAAGGTGCAACTTTTTGGTAAAGAAAACAAAGAATACGATCTTGTCATAAACAGAGAGGGCGCTATTCAGTTTCCTGAACTGGGGCCTATCTCTGTTAGCGGACTAAATTTCTCTGAACTTAGAGAGTCTCTCGGCCATCGTATTGAACAACAAATGATAGGCATTGAATCAAATATCACCATGGGTGAATTACGTTCAATCCGGATATTTATCGCCGGAGATGCTTACAAGCCGGGCTCTTATACGGTATCGAGTCTGTCCACTATTACCCAAGCTTTGTTTGTGGCTGGCGGTGTCAATGAGATTGGCTCACTGCGTAACATACAGGTTAAGCGTAACGGTAAGCTGGTTGGCTCAATGGATCTGTACGATCTACTGATGCGTGGGGATGCGTCTGGTGATCTGCGCCTACGTTCTGGCGATGTGGTGTTTATTCCTGCGGTGGGCGGCCTAGTCAGTATTACTGGTGAAGTGCGTCGTCCTGCTATATACGAGCTTAAAAACAGCGAAAGTGTGACTGACATTGTGGCCATGGCAGCGGGCCTAAAGCCTGGTGCATATCCTAAAAGCAGCAGTATTGAGCGTTACAATAGCAATGGTTTACGCTCCATCCTCAATGTTGACTTGACCGCCAAAGCGGGTAAGGCGACAAAAACTCAATCCGGTGACTTTATTCGTGTTAAAAGTGCCTCTAACCAGTTTGAAGATGCCATAACGGTCGTTGGTGCAGTGGTACGCCCTGGTAAGTATCAATGGTATCAAGGTCAGAAAATCAGTGATCTACTGCCCTCTATCTGGGGCGATTTGACGATATCAGCCGATCTGAATTATGCCATTGTTGTGCGTGAAGTGAATCGTTATGGTGACATCGAAGTACTGCAGTTTTCTCCCAGTAAAGCCATTGGAGATAAGCAACTAACTCAGGACTTAACCCTACAAGCTCGTGATAAAGTCATATTGTTTAATTATAGCGATGAGGTCCAAAATCGTTATGAGCTAAATAAGTTAGTTAAAGAGCGCGTACAAAAAGTAACAGCGTTAAGTGGTGACACTTTAGTGGGTAACGATTTGTTTAACTCTGGGTTTGTACAACTCGATAAGCTACAGCTGACCGCACGTAATGAAATTGGTGGAGTGATCACCTCTAAAGAAGCACCTGACAATAAATTGCAGCTCATCAAAGGCGAAGTCAACAAAATGTTGGCCAATATGTTTGATGATAAAGAGTTAATTAAACTCAGTGGTTCGATGAACCGCCGTGAGCTTCTGTATCCTGTGGTGGCTGAACTCGCCACCCAAGGACGTGCCGAAGAGGGCGCCCAAGTCGTCGCCATTAGCGGTAAAATTCGTCATCCTGGTGTGTATCCATTAACACGAGGTGCAAAAATCAATGATTTGTTATCTGCATCAGGTGGCTTGATTGAAGGTGCTTACACGCCGCGAGCAGAATTAACCAGTACAATTACAACCGATAATTCATCTTCTGTGCGCCACACTGACATTAACCTAGGCGCTGCACTTGAAGGTGATGCTGCAGCAAATATTAACTTGTCTTCACGGGATATTTTGACCGTGATGACCACCCCTGATTGGCAAGAAAATAAGGCTGTTGAGATCCGTGGTGAAGTTAAATTCCCCGGTGTGTACAACATTCGACGTGGCGAAACACTAGAAGACGTGCTTAATCGTGCCGGTGGTTTTACCAAGTATGCCTATCTGCCATCGGCTGTGTTTGTTCGTGAATCAGTACGACTGCAAGAACAGTTAGAGATTAAAAAACTGGCCGATCAACTTCGCCGAGATATCGCCACTCGTGGGGTATCGAAAGACGGTGATGTGATTAACTACAGTGATGCCCAGTTGATGTTAACCGATCTTGAAACTATCAAGGCTGTAGGTCGTCTTGTTGTTGACCTCTCTGCAATATCCGTCGGTATCAAACAAGCCGATCTTCAGTTAGAAGACTCAGACATTTTATATGTTCCCTCGACCAAGCAAACTATTGCAGTCATGGGTGAAGTGCAGCACGCCGCAACTCACAGATTCAAAGAAGGCTTAACCTTAGATCAGTACTTAGCTATGTCAGGTGGTGAAAGAGAGCGAGCCGATGTGGATAGAACCTATGTCATCAAGGCTAATGGCTCGGTTATGATGCCAAGTCGTTCAATCTGGTTTAGCAGTGGAGACAGCCTACAACCCGGTGACACAATAATAGTACCGTTAAATACTGAGTATCAAAACAATCTATCACTCTGGACTCAAGTCACTCAAATTCTAGCCAACACAGCAGTCACATTCGCTACAGTCGCGAACTTATAA
- a CDS encoding four helix bundle protein, translating to MKFQKLEVWQLSYKLSCSVYLNTKELRDWGFKDQITRSGLSVPSNIAEGIERQGVKEQIQFLYIAKASLAEVMTQAMIGKDIDYLEPVFVDELLINTDKISAMLAGLIKSIKARNQSS from the coding sequence ATGAAATTTCAAAAGCTAGAGGTCTGGCAACTCAGTTATAAGCTGTCATGCTCAGTGTATTTAAATACAAAAGAACTAAGGGATTGGGGCTTTAAAGACCAAATAACCCGTTCCGGTCTGTCTGTACCTTCAAACATAGCAGAGGGTATAGAACGACAGGGAGTGAAGGAGCAAATACAGTTTTTGTATATTGCTAAAGCATCGCTAGCCGAAGTTATGACACAGGCGATGATAGGTAAAGATATAGACTACCTTGAACCGGTTTTTGTCGATGAACTATTAATAAACACTGATAAAATATCCGCAATGCTAGCGGGATTGATTAAAAGCATAAAAGCACGCAATCAATCATCTTAG